From a region of the Candidatus Bathyarchaeota archaeon genome:
- a CDS encoding PKD domain-containing protein, with protein MHKRTRIMLFLTVLFFLLWIPLLFPALASPDAQEYDYVDNNTSNVDGVADLGTHSNFTAQQYGPDSIYDTVTEENTGGGGVSIVLESYSIYESTVGATSHTVDKPSGVVEGDLLIAVMSTDGSGEDHTAPLGWTTIFEDFNTGSSTFSVWYKIAATEPDSYTFTIGSSESCILSILRISGHDPTNPINVYGSPDSNNNNAPTCSSVTTTVDNCLILRIFGADDDDVIEDSGYPSGHTGVFIRGSEEGWGETSAGVAYTKQATAGETGIASFSLTSNEQWGAVTIAIKPTAQVNYEFDLEVQWTNANYTLPNEELCIFGGTLGSEDIQVDVWNGSTWHNLFIDLSSGWNNVSVTDYLVSSTFSIRFMGGTETGDTSQDSWEIDCTLLHTWGVPPIASFFYAPDNPYTGETITFNASGSYDPDGTIVNYLWSFGDGTNGTDMVTTHTYADDGTYTVILTVTDNNELSNTTAANVTVLNRSPIAIFTESAENAYIGEPITLNASDSYDLDGTIASYYWDFGDGTNATGVVVNHVYATNGTYTVTLTVTDDDGAINSANSTKTILKNEQPVASFSESAETVYTDETIIFNASSSYDPDGIIVSYFWDFGDGTNGTGVTVNHVYTDDGNYTVTLTVTDNRGATDSTNATKTILNRSPLAGFTESAETAYTSDAITFNASLSYDPDGYIVSYFWDFGDGSNATEAIVEHAYIENGTYIVTLTVTDDDGATNSAASTKTVWNRPPIAFFIESTETAYTNEIIIFNASDSYDPDGTVVSYFWDFGDGTNATGVVVDHAYAEDGNYTVSLLITDDDEATASTSATKTVLNTPPVASFTESAEIVYTSETIAFNASNSYDSDGAIVSYFWDFGDGTNITGVVVGHAFVDNGNYTVTLTITDDDGATGTVAAVKTVLNRPPIASFTESVETVDTGEFIMFNASDSYDPDGSIVSYFWDFGDGNNATGVIVEHAYADDGTYVVTLTVTDDDGTTDTTTSIKTALNRLPVTSFSETAETVYTGETITFNASSSYDPDGTIVSYFWSFGDGTNATGEIVEHAYENDGNYTVTLTATDDDGATDSTTSTKTVLNRPPVALFTESAETVYAGEIITFNASNSYDSDGTLVSYFWDFGDGKNGTSNVINHVYADDGIYTVTLKVTDDDGGTDSSSATKTVLNRPPIATFTESAATVYKGEIIYFNASDSYDPDGSIISYFWDFGDGANATGVTVEHTYANDGSYTVTLTVTDNDGATDTTSATKTILNRLPVAIFTESTETAYIGEIITFNASDSYDPDGYIVTYFWDFGDGTNTTGIIADHIYSTNGTYIVTLTVNDDDGASDSIASTKTILRNEPPAAIYTESAETVYTAEIIYFNASDSYDSDGYIVSYFWDFGDTVNATGITVNHAYVDDGIYTVTLTVTDNRGAASSTNATKTILNRAAIALFTESAETVYTSEAITFNATESYDPDGTILEYFWDFGDGTNGTGIIVEHSYTDNGSYMVTLTITDDDSATSTATATKTVLNRPPVASFTESAETLYTGEFITFNASESYDPDGSIASHFWDFGDGTNATGVVVDHAYAEDIIYTVTLTVTDDDGATDSAFSTKTILNRSPVASFIESAETVYNGEIITFNASVSYDADGYIVSYFWDFGDGTNATGVVVEHAYVDHGNYTVTLIVTDDDGAFASATATKTVLNRPPVASFTESAETAYTGEVVLFNASNSYDQDGIIVSYFWDFGNGNNVTGVVVEYAYADDGDYTVTLIVTDDDGATGTATATKHILNRSPVASFTESAETVYTYEVITFNTSSSYDPDGTIVSCFWDFGDGTNATGVVVQHAYANNGNYTVTLIVTDDDGTTDSTSAIKAVLNRLPVASFTESSETAYTNEIIYFNASDSYDSDGTIVGYFWDFGDDTNATGTVVEHAYVEDSVYTVVLTVTDDDGASSSTSSTKTVLNRPPVASFTESAETVYTHEIITFNASDSYDPDGYIVDYFWDLGDGANATGMAVSHAYTDEGVYSVTLTVTDSDGATALANATKAVLNRPPVALFTESAEIVLTGETIHLMHQAVMILTATSLIISGISETKQTQLV; from the coding sequence TTGCATAAGAGAACGCGCATTATGCTCTTTCTAACTGTGCTATTTTTCTTATTATGGATACCATTGTTGTTCCCTGCCTTGGCATCTCCAGATGCACAAGAATATGATTATGTCGATAACAACACAAGTAACGTAGACGGAGTCGCAGACCTAGGTACACACTCCAACTTTACAGCTCAACAATACGGTCCAGACTCGATTTATGACACAGTTACAGAAGAAAACACAGGTGGTGGGGGAGTTTCAATAGTTCTTGAATCATATTCAATTTATGAAAGCACTGTTGGAGCAACTTCCCATACTGTAGATAAACCGTCAGGTGTCGTTGAAGGCGATTTACTTATTGCTGTCATGAGCACCGATGGTTCAGGCGAAGACCATACTGCCCCCTTAGGTTGGACAACAATTTTTGAAGATTTCAACACTGGTAGTAGCACCTTCAGTGTATGGTATAAAATAGCAGCAACCGAACCAGACAGTTATACATTTACAATTGGGTCATCTGAGTCATGCATTCTCTCTATTTTAAGAATCTCTGGTCATGACCCAACCAATCCGATAAACGTGTATGGGAGTCCAGACTCAAATAACAACAACGCTCCTACATGCTCCTCAGTAACCACAACCGTGGATAACTGTCTCATTCTCCGCATTTTCGGCGCAGACGACGACGACGTAATAGAAGACTCTGGCTATCCATCTGGTCATACTGGTGTTTTTATTAGAGGGTCAGAAGAAGGATGGGGTGAAACAAGTGCGGGAGTAGCTTATACAAAACAAGCCACAGCAGGAGAAACTGGCATCGCTAGCTTCAGCCTAACCTCCAACGAGCAATGGGGTGCAGTTACAATAGCAATTAAACCAACAGCACAAGTAAACTATGAGTTTGATTTAGAAGTGCAGTGGACAAACGCTAATTACACACTGCCAAACGAGGAACTTTGCATATTCGGAGGAACGTTGGGGTCAGAAGACATTCAGGTAGACGTTTGGAACGGATCTACATGGCACAATCTTTTCATCGATCTGTCAAGTGGGTGGAACAACGTTTCGGTTACCGATTATCTAGTTAGCTCTACGTTCAGCATCAGGTTTATGGGAGGAACAGAAACAGGGGACACTTCTCAGGATAGTTGGGAAATAGACTGTACGTTACTACACACATGGGGAGTCCCACCAATAGCTAGTTTCTTCTATGCCCCCGATAACCCTTACACAGGCGAAACAATAACTTTCAATGCTTCGGGCAGCTATGACCCCGACGGCACTATTGTGAATTATCTTTGGAGCTTTGGAGATGGAACAAACGGTACAGACATGGTCACAACCCACACCTACGCTGACGACGGAACATACACAGTGATACTAACTGTAACTGATAACAACGAATTATCCAACACAACAGCTGCAAACGTCACAGTGCTCAATCGGTCTCCAATAGCAATCTTCACAGAGTCAGCTGAAAATGCATATATTGGTGAGCCGATCACACTCAACGCATCTGATAGTTACGATTTAGATGGCACTATTGCTAGCTACTATTGGGACTTTGGTGATGGCACAAACGCCACCGGCGTTGTCGTTAACCATGTTTATGCTACTAATGGAACTTACACCGTGACGCTAACCGTTACAGATGATGATGGCGCAATAAATTCAGCAAATTCAACAAAGACAATCCTTAAGAATGAGCAACCAGTAGCTTCGTTCTCAGAATCTGCTGAGACGGTTTATACGGATGAAACTATAATATTCAACGCGTCCAGTAGCTACGACCCAGATGGCATAATAGTTAGCTATTTCTGGGACTTCGGGGACGGAACTAACGGTACCGGTGTTACGGTTAACCATGTATACACAGACGATGGAAACTACACAGTCACACTAACAGTCACGGACAACCGAGGGGCAACTGATTCCACAAACGCCACGAAGACGATTTTAAACAGGTCGCCTCTTGCAGGCTTCACCGAGTCAGCCGAAACTGCTTATACAAGTGATGCGATTACCTTCAACGCTTCTTTAAGCTACGATCCTGACGGCTACATCGTTAGCTACTTCTGGGACTTCGGCGACGGCAGCAACGCAACAGAAGCTATTGTAGAACACGCTTATATCGAAAACGGAACCTACATTGTTACATTAACCGTTACTGATGATGACGGAGCAACTAACAGTGCCGCTTCAACCAAGACTGTTTGGAATAGACCTCCTATTGCTTTCTTCATAGAATCCACTGAAACTGCATACACCAACGAGATAATCATCTTCAACGCATCAGACAGCTATGATCCTGACGGCACTGTAGTTTCATATTTCTGGGATTTCGGAGACGGCACAAACGCTACAGGAGTTGTTGTTGACCATGCATACGCCGAGGATGGAAACTACACAGTAAGCCTACTCATAACAGATGACGATGAAGCAACAGCATCAACTAGCGCCACCAAAACTGTTTTGAACACCCCTCCTGTAGCTTCATTCACAGAATCCGCAGAGATTGTCTATACAAGCGAGACTATCGCCTTTAACGCTAGCAATAGTTACGATTCGGACGGAGCCATCGTTAGTTATTTCTGGGATTTTGGCGATGGAACTAATATCACAGGTGTTGTAGTTGGACATGCCTTTGTTGATAATGGAAACTACACCGTGACGCTAACCATAACCGACGATGATGGTGCTACTGGAACTGTTGCCGCAGTTAAGACTGTTTTGAATCGCCCTCCTATTGCCTCGTTCACCGAGTCTGTTGAAACTGTTGATACTGGCGAGTTTATCATGTTCAATGCGAGTGATAGTTATGATCCAGATGGCTCGATCGTTAGTTATTTCTGGGATTTTGGCGATGGAAACAATGCCACCGGCGTAATCGTGGAACATGCATACGCTGACGATGGAACCTATGTTGTAACCTTGACAGTTACCGACGACGACGGAACAACAGACACAACCACATCAATTAAGACCGCCTTGAATAGACTTCCTGTTACATCTTTTTCAGAGACTGCTGAAACGGTTTACACTGGTGAAACCATAACGTTCAACGCTTCTTCAAGCTATGACCCAGATGGAACTATTGTTAGTTACTTCTGGAGTTTCGGAGACGGAACCAACGCCACAGGCGAGATAGTAGAGCACGCATATGAAAACGATGGAAACTACACAGTAACCCTGACTGCTACTGATGACGACGGAGCAACAGATAGCACCACTTCAACTAAGACTGTCTTGAATAGACCACCAGTGGCTTTATTCACCGAATCTGCTGAGACGGTTTATGCTGGCGAGATCATCACGTTTAATGCTTCCAACAGTTATGATTCTGATGGTACTCTAGTTAGTTATTTCTGGGATTTTGGCGATGGAAAAAACGGAACTAGCAACGTCATAAATCATGTATACGCTGACGATGGAATCTACACAGTAACTTTAAAAGTCACCGATGATGATGGTGGCACAGATTCGAGTAGCGCTACTAAAACAGTTTTGAATAGACCTCCTATTGCAACCTTTACCGAATCAGCAGCAACGGTCTATAAAGGTGAAATAATCTACTTTAACGCCTCAGACAGTTATGACCCTGATGGATCTATAATTAGTTATTTCTGGGACTTCGGTGACGGCGCAAATGCCACTGGTGTAACTGTTGAGCATACTTATGCTAACGATGGGAGCTATACGGTAACTCTGACCGTAACAGACAATGATGGCGCCACTGACACTACCAGCGCAACCAAAACTATTTTGAATAGACTTCCCGTTGCCATCTTCACCGAATCCACAGAAACCGCCTATATTGGAGAGATTATAACATTCAACGCATCTGACAGCTATGACCCAGATGGCTACATTGTCACTTACTTTTGGGATTTCGGCGATGGAACCAACACTACCGGAATCATTGCAGACCACATCTATTCTACAAATGGAACCTACATTGTAACCTTAACTGTAAATGACGATGACGGAGCATCAGACTCGATAGCCTCTACAAAAACAATTCTGCGGAATGAACCCCCTGCTGCAATATACACTGAATCCGCAGAAACAGTATATACAGCCGAAATAATTTATTTTAACGCCTCTGATAGTTACGATTCTGATGGTTATATTGTTAGTTACTTTTGGGACTTCGGAGATACTGTTAATGCAACGGGCATAACTGTAAACCATGCCTACGTTGATGACGGTATCTATACAGTAACTTTGACAGTTACTGACAACAGAGGTGCAGCTTCATCAACCAACGCCACTAAGACCATTTTAAATAGAGCTGCAATAGCATTGTTCACAGAGTCTGCAGAAACTGTATACACTAGCGAAGCTATCACGTTTAATGCAACTGAAAGCTATGATCCAGACGGAACCATACTTGAATACTTCTGGGACTTCGGAGATGGAACAAATGGGACAGGCATAATTGTCGAACACTCCTATACTGATAATGGTAGCTACATGGTTACGTTGACGATAACAGATGATGATAGTGCAACCAGCACCGCCACAGCAACCAAGACTGTCTTGAATAGGCCCCCAGTCGCATCTTTCACAGAGTCTGCAGAAACTTTGTATACGGGAGAATTCATCACGTTTAACGCCAGTGAAAGCTATGATCCGGATGGATCTATAGCTAGTCACTTCTGGGATTTTGGCGACGGAACAAACGCTACAGGAGTTGTTGTTGACCATGCATACGCCGAGGATATTATTTATACAGTGACCCTGACTGTTACAGACGATGATGGAGCAACGGACTCTGCCTTCAGCACCAAGACTATATTAAACCGTTCTCCAGTGGCTTCTTTCATTGAATCCGCAGAAACAGTATACAACGGTGAAATCATAACATTTAATGCTTCCGTGAGCTATGATGCTGACGGCTACATCGTTAGCTACTTTTGGGATTTCGGGGACGGTACAAATGCTACAGGAGTCGTTGTGGAGCATGCCTATGTGGATCATGGGAATTACACGGTCACTCTAATCGTAACAGATGATGATGGCGCCTTTGCATCTGCAACTGCTACTAAGACTGTCTTGAATAGACCGCCAGTGGCATCTTTCACTGAGTCAGCAGAAACCGCCTATACTGGTGAAGTCGTTCTTTTTAATGCTTCAAACAGCTACGACCAAGATGGTATTATCGTTAGCTACTTCTGGGATTTTGGGAATGGCAACAATGTCACGGGTGTTGTTGTTGAATATGCTTATGCTGATGATGGGGATTACACGGTAACGCTGATCGTCACAGATGATGATGGAGCAACAGGAACCGCTACAGCAACCAAACATATTCTGAATAGATCACCTGTAGCATCCTTCACTGAATCGGCAGAAACAGTATACACCTACGAAGTAATCACATTCAATACATCAAGCAGCTATGATCCCGACGGCACTATTGTTAGTTGTTTTTGGGACTTCGGTGACGGAACAAACGCTACAGGAGTGGTAGTACAACATGCTTACGCAAATAATGGAAACTACACAGTAACTCTAATAGTTACTGATGATGATGGCACTACAGATTCAACATCGGCTATTAAAGCTGTCTTAAACCGACTACCAGTAGCTTCATTTACTGAATCCTCTGAAACTGCATACACCAATGAAATAATCTACTTTAATGCTTCTGATAGTTATGATTCTGATGGCACTATTGTTGGGTACTTCTGGGATTTTGGTGATGACACAAACGCTACAGGAACAGTGGTTGAGCATGCTTATGTGGAAGATAGCGTTTATACTGTCGTTCTTACTGTAACAGATGATGACGGAGCATCTTCATCAACATCATCCACTAAGACTGTCTTGAATAGACCGCCAGTGGCATCCTTCACCGAGTCAGCAGAAACAGTTTATACCCACGAGATAATTACTTTCAACGCCTCTGATAGCTACGATCCTGACGGCTACATCGTTGATTATTTCTGGGATTTAGGCGACGGCGCTAATGCCACAGGGATGGCCGTAAGCCATGCTTACACTGATGAAGGTGTTTATTCAGTTACTTTAACAGTTACTGACAGCGATGGAGCAACAGCGTTAGCAAATGCCACTAAGGCTGTCTTAAATAGGCCCCCAGTGGCTTTGTTCACAGAGTCAGCGGAAATTGTGCTTACAGGCGAAACTATACATTTAATGCATCAGGCAGTTATGATTCTGACGGCTACATCGTTGATTATTTCTGGGATTTCGGAGACGAAACAAACGCAACTGGTATGA
- a CDS encoding PKD domain-containing protein — translation MNKKILLTVLASVLLLSSILTTQLVTTVIASTTYHVYPSQSIQEAINSAQPGDTIFVHSGTYRENLIVDRFLTLLGESEETTIVDGSGENRTVIEVTANNVFISGFTVQNSSRAAGTSYAGIKISAHACNITGNHVTRNKIGIFVTSQKSRIMENVVTRNGQGIALYDSSEVMVEANNLSANTVGISLAFSSNNTIVDNRAANSSYGGHGIYLSSNSFNNTVLSNDLMNNYHGIWLSSSSNNSIVENTIANNELLGIELASSPDNTFYHNNFINNPKHVVIDTKSISIWDNGYPSGGNYWYKYIDVDEKSGPNQDQPSSDGIWDNPYPINENNQDRYPSVKPYGEIPDLILDKTKPTANAGPDRTANVGTPIAFNASKSTDNVGIVSYLWDFGDGTNASGAVVTHDYAIDGTYTVTLTVKDAAGNSNTDLINITVVTVKSPPGWIIAVAVVIGTAIVATLFWKHSIAKTTKKKKLKKMRSRKHR, via the coding sequence ATGAACAAGAAAATCCTTTTAACAGTACTTGCGTCTGTACTCTTGTTATCATCGATACTTACTACGCAACTCGTAACAACCGTAATAGCATCAACTACATATCATGTTTACCCCAGTCAGTCAATTCAAGAAGCAATAAATTCAGCTCAGCCTGGAGATACAATATTTGTTCATTCAGGAACATACCGCGAGAACCTAATTGTAGACAGGTTTCTAACTCTTCTTGGAGAAAGCGAAGAGACCACCATCGTAGATGGAAGTGGAGAGAACCGAACAGTTATCGAGGTAACTGCCAATAACGTTTTCATTAGTGGGTTTACTGTACAAAACAGCTCACGCGCAGCAGGCACTTCATATGCAGGCATTAAGATTTCAGCACATGCATGTAACATTACTGGTAATCATGTAACAAGAAATAAGATCGGTATCTTTGTGACTTCGCAGAAAAGCAGAATCATGGAGAATGTTGTTACAAGAAATGGGCAGGGCATAGCACTATATGATTCCTCTGAAGTAATGGTTGAAGCAAACAACCTCTCCGCCAATACAGTGGGCATTTCATTAGCCTTTTCCTCTAACAACACAATTGTGGACAATAGAGCTGCGAACAGTTCCTATGGGGGACACGGCATTTACCTATCATCAAATTCCTTCAACAACACGGTTCTCAGTAACGATCTTATGAACAACTACCATGGTATATGGCTGTCAAGTTCGTCTAATAACTCAATTGTGGAAAACACCATAGCAAACAACGAACTACTGGGCATCGAACTGGCCAGTTCTCCCGACAATACCTTTTATCACAACAACTTTATCAACAATCCAAAGCATGTTGTTATTGATACCAAATCAATAAGCATTTGGGATAATGGCTATCCTTCTGGAGGAAACTACTGGTACAAGTACATCGATGTCGATGAGAAGAGTGGCCCTAATCAAGACCAACCCAGCAGCGACGGAATATGGGACAATCCATATCCTATAAATGAGAACAATCAAGACAGATATCCATCCGTGAAACCTTACGGTGAAATTCCCGATTTAATACTGGACAAAACAAAACCAACTGCAAATGCAGGTCCAGATAGAACGGCCAATGTAGGAACACCCATCGCCTTTAATGCAAGCAAATCCACCGACAATGTAGGCATTGTTAGTTATCTTTGGGACTTTGGTGATGGCACAAACGCCTCAGGCGCTGTCGTAACTCATGACTACGCTATCGATGGAACTTACACCGTGACTTTGACCGTCAAGGATGCGGCAGGAAACTCTAATACTGACCTAATAAACATAACAGTTGTTACAGTTAAATCACCTCCAGGCTGGATCATAGCAGTAGCTGTGGTGATAGGGACAGCTATCGTAGCCACGCTATTTTGGAAACATAGTATAGCAAAGACTACCAAAAAGAAAAAGTTGAAAAAGATGCGGTCTCGCAAGCATCGTTGA